A genomic stretch from Balaenoptera musculus isolate JJ_BM4_2016_0621 chromosome 9, mBalMus1.pri.v3, whole genome shotgun sequence includes:
- the LOC118901076 gene encoding ATP synthase subunit g, mitochondrial-like, giving the protein MAQFVHNLAEKAPALVSSAVTYSKPRLATFWHYAKVELVPPTPAEIPTAIQSLKKIINSAQTGSFKQLTVKEALLNGLVATEVWMWFYVGKIIGKCGIIGYNV; this is encoded by the coding sequence ATGGCCCAGTTTGTCCATAACCTCGCGGAGAAGGCCCCGGCGCTGGTCAGCTCTGCTGTGACTTACTCAAAGCCTCGATTGGCCACATTTTGGCACTATGCCAAGGTTGAGCTGGTTCCTCCAACCCCTGCTGAGATCCCTACAGCTATTCAGagcttgaaaaaaattatcaatagtGCACAAACTGGTAGCTTCAAACAGCTCACAGTTAAGGAAGCTCTACTGAATGGTTTGGTGGCCACTGAGGTGTGGATGTGGTTTTATGTTGGCAAGATCATAGGCAAGTGTGGCATCATTGGCTATAATGTTTGA